In the genome of Candidatus Polarisedimenticolaceae bacterium, one region contains:
- the rpsT gene encoding 30S ribosomal protein S20 gives MANHASAEKKNRADVQRNLRNRQHITRLRSQVKKFRQAVASGDAATAKGMLDDTLALVDRSAKHGVIHDNAAARTKSRLVVSLNKLAAK, from the coding sequence ATGGCTAACCACGCTTCGGCTGAAAAGAAGAACCGCGCGGACGTGCAGCGCAACCTGCGCAACCGCCAGCACATCACGCGGCTGCGTTCGCAGGTCAAGAAGTTCCGTCAGGCGGTCGCGTCGGGTGACGCGGCGACGGCGAAGGGGATGCTCGACGACACCCTCGCCCTCGTGGACCGCTCCGCGAAACACGGCGTCATCCACGACAACGCCGCCGCCCGGACGAAGTCCCGCCTCGTCGTCTCCTTGAACAAGCTGGCCGCCAAGTAG
- the tolB gene encoding Tol-Pal system beta propeller repeat protein TolB — MSRALVFVAAAALVASALPAQQPAPADPGITGVVKGEGFTRIRIAVPDVEAEPGAESVAREISAVLRDDLAFSGYFEVVDPATYAMIATSKEKTAAAKWLSIGAAAVVTNRAKVAGGRIDLRARLEDTQQGAKLFETRYGGTVELARRVAHQVADDIVKHFTGRPGIALTRIAFTSKHGKGKEIYLMDYDGARVRRITTTGTINLAPAWSPSSDRLAFISWRGGGPSVYVLDTEGTLTRIPVLTSELNSSPDWSPDGRKLVYTSIADGNAELFLLDLTTGKNTRLTRSPGIDTSPAWSPNGREIAFTSDRGGTPQIYLMDADGLNVRRVTGDGNYSDSAAWSPRGDKLAYVTRIDRRFQILIRDVATGSVAQVTSQGNNENPRFAPDGRHLVFASDRAGSYDIYTMATDGSDVRRLTKGGDAFTPDWSR; from the coding sequence ATGTCGCGCGCCCTCGTTTTCGTCGCCGCCGCGGCGCTCGTCGCGTCCGCCCTCCCCGCCCAGCAGCCCGCCCCCGCCGATCCGGGCATCACCGGTGTGGTGAAAGGGGAAGGGTTCACGCGCATCCGCATCGCCGTCCCCGACGTCGAGGCGGAGCCCGGCGCCGAGAGCGTCGCCCGCGAGATCTCGGCCGTGTTGCGCGACGACCTCGCGTTCAGCGGGTACTTCGAGGTCGTCGACCCGGCGACGTACGCGATGATCGCGACGTCCAAGGAGAAGACGGCCGCCGCGAAATGGCTCTCGATCGGCGCCGCCGCGGTCGTGACGAACCGGGCGAAGGTCGCCGGCGGGCGCATCGACCTGCGGGCGCGCCTCGAGGACACCCAGCAGGGCGCCAAGCTCTTCGAGACGCGGTACGGCGGAACCGTCGAGCTCGCGCGGCGCGTCGCCCACCAGGTCGCCGACGACATCGTCAAGCACTTCACCGGACGCCCCGGGATCGCCCTCACGCGGATCGCCTTCACCTCCAAACACGGCAAGGGGAAGGAGATCTACCTGATGGATTACGACGGCGCCCGCGTCCGCCGGATCACGACGACCGGAACGATCAACCTCGCCCCCGCGTGGTCCCCGTCGAGCGACCGGCTCGCGTTCATCTCGTGGCGGGGCGGCGGCCCTTCGGTCTACGTACTCGACACGGAGGGGACGCTCACGCGCATCCCGGTCCTGACCTCCGAACTGAACTCCTCCCCGGACTGGTCTCCCGACGGTCGCAAGCTCGTCTACACCTCGATCGCCGACGGAAACGCCGAGTTGTTCCTGCTCGACCTCACGACGGGGAAGAACACGCGCCTGACCCGCTCCCCGGGGATCGACACCTCCCCGGCGTGGTCCCCCAACGGACGCGAGATCGCGTTCACCTCCGACCGCGGCGGCACGCCCCAGATCTACCTGATGGACGCCGACGGCCTGAACGTGCGCCGCGTGACCGGCGACGGGAACTACAGCGACTCCGCGGCATGGTCGCCGCGCGGAGACAAACTCGCCTACGTGACCCGCATCGACCGCCGCTTCCAGATCCTGATCCGCGACGTCGCGACGGGCTCCGTCGCGCAGGTCACGAGCCAGGGAAACAACGAGAACCCCCGCTTCGCTCCCGACGGGCGCCATCTGGTCTTCGCGTCGGATCGTGCGGGCTCCTACGACATCTACACGATGGCGACCGACGGATCCGACGTGCGCCGCCTCACGAAAGGGGGCGACGCCTTTACCCCGGACTGGTCGCGCTGA
- a CDS encoding energy transducer TonB, giving the protein MRIVLRFRAPRGVPGGYVGASLAAHAVFAAALVLVPLLRPRPPLIPVDATVVELAGPLPTPSRGGSSAVAAPAPPKPAPKVVEKPAEKPPAPEKLVLAKPSKKKEPDKKKKPEPAEGAEGPPSAPPAPASPAPAGAGTGVTALEGGGVPGAGWYNAAVTSALQSAWVKPVLDAADQAYSVVVAFEIGRDGNVFNLAVDIPSGVAALDRSALRAVTDAAPFPAPPASAGGSIRQRIRFELTPE; this is encoded by the coding sequence TTGAGGATCGTCCTGCGCTTCCGCGCTCCGCGAGGCGTCCCCGGCGGGTACGTCGGGGCGTCGCTCGCCGCACACGCCGTCTTCGCCGCCGCGCTCGTGCTCGTGCCCCTGCTGCGCCCGCGGCCGCCCCTGATCCCCGTCGACGCGACCGTCGTCGAGCTGGCCGGCCCGCTTCCGACACCGTCGCGAGGCGGGTCGAGCGCCGTGGCCGCCCCGGCGCCGCCGAAACCCGCGCCGAAGGTGGTCGAGAAACCCGCGGAGAAGCCGCCCGCGCCGGAGAAACTCGTCCTCGCCAAGCCTTCCAAGAAGAAGGAACCGGACAAGAAAAAGAAACCCGAGCCCGCGGAAGGGGCGGAGGGCCCGCCGTCGGCCCCCCCTGCCCCCGCGAGCCCCGCCCCCGCGGGAGCCGGCACCGGCGTGACCGCCCTGGAGGGAGGGGGCGTCCCCGGCGCCGGCTGGTACAACGCCGCGGTGACGAGCGCGCTCCAGAGCGCGTGGGTGAAACCGGTGCTCGACGCCGCCGACCAGGCCTACTCGGTCGTCGTCGCCTTCGAGATCGGCCGCGACGGGAACGTGTTCAACCTCGCCGTGGACATCCCCAGCGGCGTCGCCGCGCTCGACCGCTCCGCCCTGCGCGCCGTGACCGACGCCGCGCCGTTCCCCGCCCCTCCCGCGAGCGCCGGCGGCTCCATCCGCCAGCGCATCCGATTCGAGCTCACCCCCGAATGA
- the ybgF gene encoding tol-pal system protein YbgF yields the protein MRVSFRLSALAVALAATAGCVLPDDVARLQQDVADVRNELAKVKAEQAAAAESAKKLEARLGTVDAVPRTEFADLKLQVDGFRRQMTALDERIAEAERRMDRVGQDVAASRELSKRAASQPPVGTPGPAPAASPAPESLYGQAYGDFSKGNWALAASGFEEYAERFPDSDQADNALYWIAECAFAQGRYADALQAYDRMLERYPRSEKAAAANLKKALALLEKNEVGKASAQLRYVVDTYPGTDEAKIATDRLAALGR from the coding sequence ATGCGCGTTTCCTTTCGTCTTTCCGCCCTTGCGGTCGCCCTCGCGGCGACCGCAGGGTGCGTCCTCCCCGACGACGTCGCCCGCCTCCAGCAGGACGTCGCGGACGTCCGCAACGAGCTCGCCAAGGTCAAGGCCGAGCAGGCCGCCGCCGCGGAAAGCGCCAAGAAGCTCGAGGCGCGGCTCGGGACCGTAGACGCCGTCCCTCGCACGGAGTTCGCGGACCTCAAGCTCCAGGTCGACGGGTTCCGACGTCAGATGACCGCCCTCGACGAGCGCATCGCCGAAGCGGAGCGCCGGATGGATCGCGTGGGCCAGGACGTCGCCGCCAGCCGCGAGTTGAGCAAGCGCGCCGCCTCCCAGCCCCCCGTCGGGACCCCGGGACCCGCGCCCGCGGCGAGTCCCGCCCCCGAGAGCCTCTACGGCCAGGCCTACGGCGATTTCTCGAAGGGGAACTGGGCCCTCGCAGCCTCGGGGTTCGAGGAGTACGCGGAGCGCTTCCCCGACAGCGACCAGGCCGACAACGCCCTCTACTGGATCGCCGAGTGCGCCTTCGCCCAGGGGAGGTACGCCGACGCCCTCCAGGCGTACGACCGGATGCTGGAGCGATATCCGCGCTCCGAGAAGGCGGCGGCCGCCAATCTGAAGAAAGCGCTGGCGCTGCTGGAGAAAAACGAAGTGGGGAAGGCCTCGGCGCAGCTCCGATACGTCGTGGACACCTACCCCGGGACCGACGAGGCCAAGATCGCCACGGACCGGCTCGCCGCCCTCGGCCGCTGA
- a CDS encoding biopolymer transporter ExbD, with product MGAGVSSGGPRRDRRPLADINITPLVDVMLVLLIISMLAAPMLQKGIQLELPEAASATDIRDSQVVVSLDRDGRLRIGDTPVHVDVLESRMKALATSRPKETVFLRADKFLPYGEVLLVMDRIRKAGVTRVALVTVPLDTAAERR from the coding sequence GTGGGCGCCGGCGTCTCTTCGGGTGGTCCCCGTCGCGACCGCAGGCCCCTCGCCGACATCAACATCACGCCGCTGGTCGACGTGATGCTGGTGCTCCTCATCATCTCGATGCTCGCGGCGCCGATGCTCCAGAAGGGGATCCAGCTCGAGCTCCCCGAGGCCGCGAGCGCGACGGACATCCGCGACTCCCAGGTCGTCGTCTCGCTCGATCGCGACGGCCGCCTGAGGATCGGCGACACCCCGGTGCACGTCGACGTCCTCGAGTCCCGCATGAAGGCGCTCGCGACGTCCCGCCCCAAGGAGACGGTGTTCCTCCGGGCGGACAAGTTCCTCCCCTACGGCGAGGTCCTGCTCGTCATGGATCGCATTCGCAAGGCCGGGGTGACCCGCGTCGCGCTCGTCACCGTGCCCCTCGACACGGCGGCCGAGCGCCGCTGA
- the recN gene encoding DNA repair protein RecN has protein sequence MLRTLRIRNVAVVEELTVEFGAGLNVLTGETGAGKSILVDALGLAAGERSSASLVRSGSDRAIVEAVFEPPFPSPLEALLDARGVERGEDGLVVKREVASSGGGRVFVNGSPTTVAVLREIGGLLVELHGQHEHQSLLAGDRQLDLLDARAGAAEAADRVAAAWDERRRKREALEHLRDAARDREARIATLREVVREIDALDPRPGERERLDRERRVLQHAERVARLLEEATDALHEGEPSAAALAASAARRVAELAEIDPGLAELARRVETARLELQDAGATLGAWRDRADFDPARLEGIATRLAALDRLLLRYGPDEEAALATREAAEAERAQLEDVDRSIEQAERAAEEAEAAYAAAAKALSERRRAAAAVLSREVETQLGALALVKARFAVALREGPPGPRGAERAEFLLAANPGEPSRPLAQTASGGELSRVMLALHLVLEGAGSGRVLVFDEVDAGVGGAVAAAVGARLGTLAGRHQVLCVTHLPQVAAHASRHYHVRKRVAEGRTSTDICALDGAARVEELARMLGGRELTEGARRNAEELLVEAGTWTAPRPKTRRGA, from the coding sequence ATGCTGCGCACGCTCCGCATCCGCAACGTCGCCGTCGTGGAGGAGCTCACCGTCGAATTCGGCGCGGGGCTCAACGTCCTCACCGGGGAAACCGGCGCCGGCAAGTCCATCCTCGTCGACGCCCTGGGCCTGGCCGCCGGGGAGCGATCCTCCGCCTCGCTCGTCCGGTCGGGGTCCGACCGCGCGATCGTCGAGGCGGTGTTCGAGCCGCCGTTCCCCTCGCCCCTCGAGGCGCTCCTCGACGCGCGGGGCGTCGAGCGCGGGGAAGACGGCCTCGTCGTCAAGCGGGAGGTCGCCTCCTCCGGCGGGGGCCGGGTGTTCGTGAACGGATCCCCGACGACCGTCGCCGTGCTTCGCGAGATCGGCGGCCTGCTCGTGGAGCTGCACGGACAACACGAGCACCAGAGCCTGCTGGCCGGCGACCGCCAGCTCGACCTGCTCGACGCGCGGGCGGGGGCGGCCGAGGCCGCCGATCGGGTGGCCGCGGCCTGGGACGAGCGCCGGCGGAAGCGCGAGGCCCTCGAGCACCTCCGGGACGCGGCGCGCGATCGCGAGGCGCGGATCGCGACGCTGCGCGAGGTCGTCCGCGAGATCGACGCCCTCGACCCGCGTCCCGGCGAGCGCGAGCGCCTCGACCGCGAGCGTCGGGTGCTCCAGCACGCCGAGCGCGTCGCCCGCCTTCTCGAGGAGGCGACGGACGCGCTGCACGAGGGGGAGCCGTCGGCCGCCGCCCTCGCCGCCTCGGCGGCCCGCCGGGTCGCAGAGCTCGCGGAGATCGATCCCGGGCTCGCCGAGCTCGCGCGGCGCGTGGAGACGGCGCGGCTCGAGCTCCAGGACGCCGGCGCCACCCTCGGAGCCTGGCGCGACCGCGCCGACTTCGATCCCGCCCGTCTCGAGGGGATCGCGACGCGCCTGGCCGCGCTCGACCGGCTCCTGCTCCGGTACGGCCCGGACGAGGAGGCGGCCCTCGCGACGCGGGAGGCGGCGGAGGCGGAGCGCGCGCAGCTCGAGGACGTGGACCGCTCGATCGAGCAGGCCGAGCGCGCGGCGGAGGAGGCCGAGGCGGCGTACGCCGCCGCCGCGAAGGCGTTGTCGGAGCGGCGGCGCGCCGCGGCGGCCGTGCTTTCGCGCGAGGTCGAAACGCAGCTCGGGGCGCTCGCGCTCGTGAAGGCGCGGTTCGCGGTCGCCTTGCGCGAGGGACCTCCGGGGCCGCGCGGCGCCGAGCGGGCGGAGTTCCTCCTGGCCGCGAACCCCGGGGAGCCGTCCCGTCCGCTCGCCCAGACCGCCTCGGGCGGAGAGTTGTCGCGCGTGATGCTCGCGCTGCATCTCGTCCTCGAGGGGGCCGGGTCGGGTCGCGTGCTCGTCTTCGACGAGGTGGACGCCGGCGTCGGGGGGGCCGTGGCGGCGGCGGTGGGGGCCCGACTCGGGACGCTCGCGGGACGCCACCAGGTGCTGTGCGTGACCCACCTCCCGCAGGTCGCCGCCCACGCGTCGCGTCACTACCATGTCCGCAAGCGGGTGGCCGAAGGCCGGACCTCGACGGATATTTGCGCGCTCGACGGCGCGGCCCGTGTCGAGGAGCTGGCCCGGATGCTCGGAGGGCGCGAGCTCACCGAGGGCGCCCGCCGGAACGCGGAGGAGTTGCTGGTGGAGGCGGGGACCTGGACGGCGCCGCGTCCGAAGACGCGGAGGGGAGCGTGA
- the pal gene encoding peptidoglycan-associated lipoprotein Pal, whose protein sequence is MRIRLAAFPLLVAVALLAVATGCPPKPVETTPTPAPAPVETPPPTPAPEPKTEVTEPFKPEAPVTREVVPSIDEINRSGVLKTVYFGYDSSEIDDAARAALQSNADWLKKNAKFVVEIGGHCDERGTIEYNIALGNRRGDSVRQYLASLGVNPSQLVVVSYGEEKPVDPGHGEESWAKNRRAEFVVVR, encoded by the coding sequence ATGCGTATCCGGCTCGCCGCGTTCCCCCTGCTCGTCGCCGTCGCCCTCCTCGCCGTCGCGACGGGTTGCCCCCCGAAACCGGTCGAGACGACGCCCACGCCCGCACCCGCGCCGGTCGAGACGCCGCCGCCCACGCCCGCACCCGAGCCCAAGACCGAGGTCACCGAACCCTTCAAGCCCGAAGCGCCGGTCACCCGCGAGGTCGTCCCGTCGATCGACGAGATCAACAGGAGCGGCGTCCTGAAGACCGTCTACTTCGGTTACGACAGCTCCGAGATCGACGACGCGGCGCGCGCGGCGCTCCAGTCCAACGCGGACTGGCTGAAGAAGAACGCGAAGTTCGTCGTCGAGATCGGCGGCCACTGCGACGAGCGCGGCACGATCGAATACAACATCGCCCTGGGGAATCGCCGCGGAGACTCCGTGCGCCAGTACCTCGCGAGCCTGGGCGTGAACCCCTCGCAGCTCGTCGTCGTCTCGTACGGCGAGGAGAAGCCGGTCGATCCCGGACACGGCGAGGAGAGCTGGGCGAAGAACCGCCGCGCCGAATTCGTCGTCGTGCGCTGA
- a CDS encoding MotA/TolQ/ExbB proton channel family protein, with protein sequence MTAPILATNATNLDVWSLVLQSGPMATFILVVLAGFSVVSWAILAERFKAFRRAESETDAFLQRFQQGGGLAAIQDATAPLKHSPVAAVFRAGFREISLNPPPSGHVTETAELEALDRVLRKTATVKLHDLERSLGLLATTAGATPFIGLFGTVWGIMNAFRAIGGSQSASLQSYAPGIAEALVATAAGLAAAIPALIGYNHFQRRLRSIETRLEEFTADFIHRVQGRRS encoded by the coding sequence TTGACCGCGCCGATTCTCGCCACGAACGCGACCAACCTGGACGTCTGGTCGCTCGTCCTCCAGTCCGGGCCGATGGCGACGTTCATCCTCGTCGTCCTCGCCGGCTTCTCCGTCGTCTCCTGGGCCATCCTCGCCGAAAGGTTCAAGGCGTTCCGGCGGGCGGAGTCCGAGACGGACGCGTTCCTCCAGCGTTTCCAGCAGGGGGGAGGCCTCGCCGCCATCCAGGACGCGACCGCACCGCTGAAGCACTCCCCCGTCGCCGCGGTCTTCCGCGCGGGGTTCCGGGAGATCAGCCTCAATCCGCCTCCTTCGGGGCACGTGACGGAGACCGCGGAGCTCGAGGCGCTCGATCGCGTCCTGCGCAAGACCGCGACCGTGAAGCTCCACGACCTCGAGCGCAGCCTGGGCCTGCTGGCGACGACCGCGGGCGCCACGCCGTTCATCGGACTGTTCGGCACCGTCTGGGGAATCATGAACGCCTTCCGCGCGATCGGCGGCTCGCAGAGCGCCTCGCTGCAGTCGTACGCGCCCGGCATCGCCGAGGCGCTCGTCGCCACCGCCGCGGGGCTCGCGGCCGCGATCCCCGCGCTCATCGGGTACAACCACTTCCAGCGCCGGCTCCGCTCGATCGAGACGCGCCTGGAGGAGTTCACCGCCGACTTCATCCACCGCGTCCAGGGACGAAGGAGCTGA